In Alteromonas macleodii, the sequence TGCTACTTCAGGCGAGTCGCCTTCGTCACAGCTTCGATGCTTTATCGGTGGCTCCGAGGTAAACCTCAACAGCTGCAAGGTAAATTTTGAAGCTGATGGCCTTACCTTTAAAAACCTCACAGACAACAGTGATACCTTAGTCACGCAGTTATCGGGTAAGCCTTCGGATGTGGGCTTCAACGGGAAGCAATACGCTATCGAGGCTTGTGGAGATACAGACTTACTTAGAAACAAGCTTGTAGACGTTGAATTGAATTACAACTGTGGAAGCGCGTCTACCTGTTCAAATAAACTGGTCTTTGAAAATAATGGCAATGAATATGAGCTAGGAACAAGTTCAGATACATTCCAACTGCAATTTGACGATAATTCGCAGGCTATTTTTTCTATTCAGTACCCTGATGCTGGTGAACTATCGCTTAGTGCTGAAATTGCTGATCGAAGTCCTATTTCTGGGTCATCTAATACTTTCATAGTTAGGCCGTTTGGTTTTGCGCTAGATATACTAGACGATGCAGGCAATACAACGAACCCCAATGGATATGCTAACAGCGCTAACGATTCACTACTTAAGTTAACAGGTGAAGATTTTATTCTTGGAATAAAAAGTGTGCAGTGGGTTGATGGTGAAGACGCTAATGATGATGGTATTCCCGATAATTATGGGCAACTGCTAAACAACCGCACGGCAGAGCATTTTTCTGGGAGCGTTTCGCTTTCGCCCACCACTTCATTACCAGCAGGTGGAACAACCGGGACTCTAGCAGGGGCTGAAAGCGGTGTGATCTTCGATAATGAGAGCGAATTAAATGTAGCGTTGAATTACAGTGAAGTTGGGATAATAAGTATCGCTGCTACAAGTAATTATCTTGCTAGTTCTACAGTGACAGGGTTAGCAGCTAACGTTGGCCGATTTGCGCCTTCAAACTTTACCTTAACCGGTGAAGTGACCCCAGCGTGCGATATAAATGAAAACTTTACTTATTTCGGTCAGCCAATTCCAAGCGTTACCTATACCCTTGCTGCCACAAATCATTTGGGCTCGGTTACTCAGAACTACTTTGCCGGGTTTGATAAGTTGAACGCTATGGGGCTTGAGGTTGGCTACGACACGCCGCTAATAAGGCTCGACAGGCTTATTAATGATGATACAGGCACGTGGCCGCAAAGCGGGGCTACTGGTGTATTGAGTATGGTTGACAACGACGTTACGTTTAAGCGTTTGGGAAGTTCTGCAACAGATACAGACGGACCTTTTGAGGATACGTCGCTAGTGCTAACGTTTGCGTCTTCTTTTGTTGACGGTGCTACGGTGAATGGTATTTCTTGCACAAGCGATTGTGTTGCGACTATCGATAGCGATTTAATGTTCGCCTACGGCCGAGCCACGTTAATAAACAACTATGGCGCAGCAGATGAAGCCCTACTGTTACCACTTCGCACCCAATACTGGGACGGTCAAACGTGGCGCATAAACACATACGACAGCTGCACGGATTTTGCACATGCTAGTATAAATGATGCCTCAGGTGAGCTAGTTTCTTCTGAAGACGGAACCCTAAGTGAAGGTGCGTATACCACCGGCGAAGGCATGCGTTTATCATCGCCAAACGGGGCTGGTAATTATCCTGTGACTTATACCCCTGATGCATGGTTGCTGTGGGATTGGGATGGAGATGGCGAAGCTGACAATCCGCCTAGCGCCACGCTAACCTATGGTGTTTACAGAGGGAACGACAATATCATTTACAAGCGCGAACAAATCAACAATTAGAAAAGTAAGGGGGAGGTTTGGTCGTAACGCCGTGCGTTAAAAATACCATCACGACCTCAGTACTTAAAAAAACCGGACCAATAGGTAGATTGTTTTTTTGAACCTTCCATTTTTCATGGGGTCACTAGTGAGTCTAATGTAGGAATCAATCAATTAACGCGTAGGTTCTAAGCCTTAATGAGGCAGACGCCGAATTTGCTTGTTAATAAAGTAGTTATTTTGGCTCTAAGTGACAGCATCACTTGCCCAAAATTGCCCCCATTGTTAAAGTGTGCGAATAAATATCGACTTCACGTTAAAGCGTCGCCATCTCACCTTTGCAAATACGCGTTAACATAGAAACAGGAATACACACTTCATGTTTAAAAAGCTTCGAGGCATGTTCTCTAATGATCTGTCCATCGACCTCGGAACAGCAAACACGCTGATTTATGTAAAAGACCAGGGTATTGTTCTAAACGAGCCTTCAGTAGTAGCTATTCGTCAAGAGCGCGCAGCCGGGCCGAAAAGTGTTGCGGCAGTAGGTGCAGAAGCTAAGCGAATGCTAGGTCGTACACCAGGTAATATACGCGCTATCCGCCCGATGAAAGACGGTGTTATCGCTGACTTTTATGTGACTGAAAAAATGCTTCAGCACTTTATTAAGCAAGTGCATGATAATAATTTCTTGCGTCCTAGTCCTCGTGTATTGGTATGTGTACCTTGTGGTTCAACACAAGTAGAACGCCGAGCGATTAAAGAATCTGCTTTGGGAGCAGGTGCACGAGAAGTTTACCTTATTGACGAGCCAATGGCTGCGGCAATCGGTGCAGGCTTGCCTGTATCAGAAGCGCAGGGTTCTATGGTGGTAGATATCGGTGGTGGTACTACTGAGGTTGCTATCATCTCACTAAACGGCGTGGTTTATTCATCTTCTGTTCGTATTGGTGGTGATAAATTCGACGAAGCTATCATTAACTATATTCGTCGTAATTTCGGTTCTCTTATTGGTGAAGCTACTGCTGAGCGTATTAAGCACGAAATTGGCGCGGCGTATCCAGGCGAAGAGGTTCGTGAGATCGAAGTTCGTGGTCGCAATCTAGCAGAAGGCGTACCTCGCGGGTTCACGCTAAATTCAAATGAAATTCTTGAAGCGCTTCAAGAACCGCTAACGGGTATTGTTTCTGCCGTTATGGTGGCGCTAGAGCAGTCTCCACCAGAGCTTGCTTCTGATATTTCTGAGCGCGGTATGGTACTTACCGGCGGTGGTGCACTTCTTAAAGATCTAGATAGGCTATTAATGGAAGAAACGGGTATCCCAGTGGTTATCGCTGATGATCCGTTAACCTGTGTAGCACGCGGCGGTGGTAAGGCTTTCGATATGATTGACCTTCACGGTGGCGACCTGTTTAGCTACGAATAAACAGGAAAGGCAACCGTAAGGTTGCCTTATTTGTATCATGGATACTATTTTTACTCGCGGCCCTTCTCTAAATATCAGGCTTACGCTGGCGCTTGTGTTGTCAGTAACACTGATATTTGTTGATCATAAAATGGATGGCTTCAAATCTACGCGGGTGTACCTCAACTCTCTGATGAGCCCACTTCAATACATTGCTAACCTCCCCGGGTTAATGCTTAGCGAAAGCGCCCAGCGCCTTACCTCTAAAGAACAGTTACTGGCTGAAAATCAAAAGCTGAATAATCAGCTGTTACTAATGAGCGAAAAACTTCAGCAGTACGATGTTATCGCAAAAGAAAATGCTCAGCTTCGCGAGCTGCTGCAAGCTCCCGTGCGTCTATCTTCACAAAAAATGGTTGCCGAACTGATGGCGGTAGATAAGAACCCCTATAGCCAGCAGGTGGTCATTAATAAAGGGGCAATAGATGGGGTATATTTGTCGCAGCCTGTGCTTGATGAAAAAGGTATTGTCGGTCAGGTGATGGAAGTGGGGTCAACCAACAGTCGTGTATTGCTGATTGCTGATGTGACACACGCCATCCCAGTGCGCTCCCTTCGAAATGATATCCGCTTTATTGCCACCGGCAGCGGCGCACTTAACGAGTTATATCTTGAACATGTACCGCACAGCGTAGACATTCAGGAAGGCGATACCCTTATTTCATCGGGGCTGGGGAAGGTATTTCCAGAAGGTTACCCTGTAGCAACAGTTAAACAGGTAGTGAGAGATGAAAGTCGTCCTTTTGCTCGGGTGATAGTTACACCAATGGCGAATTTAGACAGACTTCGTCATCTTCTACTTTTATGGCGTACGGATGATTCGCCACAAAAGTCTGAGTCTGGTAAGGATGAAAAGGTAAAAACACCTGCTACCAACGAGGAAGAGTCTTCAGATGCGTAAACGTAACCTCGTTATTTGGTTGAGTCTGTTAGTGGCGCTGGTACTGCAAATTGTCCCTTTGCCCACTCAAGTAGATGTGTATCGCCCTGACTGGGTGCTAGTTGTGCTCGCATACTGGAGTATGGCCTTGCCCCACAGAGTAAATGTAGGTGTGGCCTTTTTAACTGGTGTTGCGATGGATGTGCTGGTTGGCACAACCTTGGGCATTCACAGCTTTGGTTTAAGTATTTGTGTTTATGTATTGGCTGCCAATTACCAAAGGCTAAGAAATTACTCTGTATGGCAGCAGGCAATTATTATTGGTCTACTTGCTTCGCTATATCATTTATTGACGTTTTGGGTTCAACACCTCTTAACGGATATTTATTTCCAAGTGGATTACTTGTGGCCAGTCTTAACGTCTATGGTGCTTTGGCCGTGGGTGTTTTGGCTACTTAGGCGTACGCGCAGACAATTATCAATTTCTTAATATAAACACCTTCACGATTAAACCAAAGGTAAGCCAATGACAAAATCGGTAGTGTTAGCGTCGGCCTCACCACGACGCACTGCTTTGCTCAAGCAAATGAACATAGCCCATACAATACAACCTGCCGATATTGATGAGTCGCCCCGTGAAAATGAATCACCATTGGAGCTTGTAGCAAGGCTTGCCACTGAAAAAGCCCAAGCGGTGAAGTCACAGCTAGTGACTAAGCGTGCAATGACGAAAGACAAAGTCATTTTAGCTAGCGACACGCTTATATCTTTTAACGGGCGAAGTGTGGGTAAACCTGAAGGTAAAGCCGACTCAAAACGCATTCTTACCATGCTTTCTGGTAAAACTCATGATGTACTTACGGCTATTTGTGTACTCGATGACGCTCAGCAACAGACCCAAGTCATTACCACATCCGTGACTTTTGCAGCATTGACGGATGAGCAAATTGACGCATACTGGGAAACAGGAGAACCTGCTGATAAAGCAGGGAGTTACGCTATTCAGGGTATTGGTGGTGAATTTGTGGTCTCTATCAACGGTAGTGCAAGTGCCGTAATAGGCCTACCACTGTACGAAACCCGCCAATTACTTAATGCATTTGGAGTTGTGTCGTGAGTGCTGAACTGCTTATTAACGTTACCCCGTCAGAGTCGCGGGTAGCGCTTATTGAAAACGGAATACTGCAAGAAATTCACGTTGAGCGTCATACTAAACGGGGTTTAGTTGGCAATATTTATCGTGGAAAAGTAAGTCGTGTATTGCCGGGAATGCAGGCGGCATTTGTCGATATTGGGTTAGAAAAAGCGGCGTTTTTACATGCATCTGACATTGTCATTCACAATGAAATTGCCGAAGAAGTCTCGGCAAGTCATATACAGAAGCAGGACATTCGCGAGCTGGTGCGTGATGGTCAAGATATTGTGGTTCAAGTGGTAAAAGATCCCATCGGTACCAAAGGTGCACGCCTTACCACAGATATCACTATCCCCAGCCGCTATCTCGTATTTATGCCTTCGGTAACTCACGTTGGTGTATCGCAACGCATTGAAGAAGAGTCAGAAAGAGATCGTTTAAAATCTCTTGTACAAGAGTTTTGCGATGAGAACGGCGGCTTTATTCTTCGTACTGCCGCAGAAGGCGTGGGTAAAAATGAGTTGCAGTCAGACGCCGCGTTTTTGCGAAGACTGTGGGATAAAATTCAGTCTCGAATGAAAAAGCGCAAGTCGAACGTACTTTATGAAGATTTACCGCTTGCACGACGGGTTCTGCGAGACTTTGTAGGCACAGAGCTAGACAGAATTCGAATCGACTCAAAACTATCATTTAACGAACTACACCAGTTTACCAAAGAGTACGTGCCGGAAATGAACGGCAAGCTCGAGTATTACCCTGGTGATAGACCTATTTTTGATTTATATGATGTTGAAAACGAGGCGCAGCGGGCGCTAGAGCGTCGTGTGGACTTAAAATCTGGCGGCTATTTGATCATCGATCAAACCGAAGCCATGACCACCATCGATATCAATACTGGTGCCTTTGTTGGTCACCGAAATTTAGAAGAAACAATTTTTAACACTAATATTGAAGCGACGCAGGCGATTGCCCGTCAACTAAGATTGCGTAACTTAGGCGGTATGATCCTTATCGACTTCATCGATATGATTGAACCAGACCACAAACGACGTGTCTTACATTCATTAGAAGTGGCGACGAACAAGGACAGAGCCAAAATAAATATTCACGGTTTTACCGCGTTAGGGCTTATTGAAATGACCCGTAAACGCACCCGTGAAAGCATTGAGCATATACTGTGCGGCGAATGCCCTGTGTGCAAAGGCCGAGGCACAGTAAAAACTATTGAAACCATTTGCTTTGAAATTATGCGTGAAATTGTAAGGGTGAATCGCGCCTACGACGCAGATAAGTTTGTGGTTTATGCCTCACCAAAAGTGGCAGAAGCCTTAATGGGTGAAGAGTCTCATATGCTGGCCGAACTAGAAGTATTTGTGTCTAAACAGATCAAGGTCCAAACTGAAACACTGTACAATCAGGATAAGTACGACGTCGTCATGATGTAATGCATTAACGTATACGAAGGCAAAATGTGACAAATTTTTCGTCGGTAGCCGCTTATCTACTCAAGAAGTTTTGGCTGCTAATTGCCGTATTGCTTGTACTTTTCGCGCTTGTATTGAGCGCTGCACGCTATGCTCTGCCGCATATTGAGCACAACAAACATTTGTTGGAAAATTATATAAATGAGCAATATGGTGTAAATCTATCCATAAAAAGTGTGCATGCAGTTTGGCAGCGCAGCGGCCCCAGCATTGTGCTCAATTCTGTGTCGTTGGCTAAAAGCGATGCATCTCCTGTGGCGTTGGACATTAGACAAATCTACGTTGAGCTAGATTTTTGGGAATCGCTACGCCATCAGCTTATTTCATCCAACCGTTTTGAACTGCGAGGCTTAAAACTCGATATTGATGCAGATCGCCTTTCCGGTGACGGCAAAAATAACTTTCCCGTGGTGAAGGCTCTTGAGCGACTTTTCCTAGAGCAACTGCAAAGCTTCTCGCTAGAAGACGGTGTGGTTTCCGTGACCCACCTCAACGAAACCAATTCCTTCGATATAGAGAGCTTATCCTGGAACAACCATGAAGAGAGGCACCAAGGGCTAGGACAACTGAAAGTTGCAGATTTAGCTGCTAACTCTGCGTCTTTCATTATTGATATAACGGGCACGCGAGAAGAGTTTGAGGGCGTGTTCTACGCCAAAGCCGAAGAACTTGATATTTCTCCTTGGGTAAGCGACCTGATAAAAACTAAGCGCCCGTTAGCCCAAAGCCGTGCAAACTTTGAGGTATGGACGAACTTTTCTCAAAGTGAAATCACGAGTATACAAGCTGAACTAAGTGAAAGCCTTTTAGAGTGGGGAAGTGGCCGTGCAAAAACGGTAACCGGCATCAGCGGTGGTAGCTTACAGGCGTTGCCTAACAATGGAAGTAAACAAGGCGGGTGGAATGTTAGAGTTGACCAGCTTGTACTTGCTTCAAGTAATGAAACCCTAACCACAGATCTTATTGGTAGCATTAGTGCAAATGGTGATGTGCTAATAAACACCATGAAGCCCGTGCAAATTAACCCGTTTTTACTGTTATTACCCCTTTTTATGGATGATACCAGTGAAGAGGAAATACGTGGGCTAAATCCGAAAGGCGAGTTAGCCACGTTGCAAATAAAGCTGCACAATGGCCAACCGTCTTTGGCCGCTAAAGTGCTAGATGTGCAGTGGGATAAAACAGATAAGGTGCCAGGCCTTTCTTCCCTCAACGCCGATCTGTTTTGGTATAAAAATAATGGCGCCGTTTACTTAGAAAGTCAGGATAGCGTGTTAAGCGCTGATGGTGTCATCAAAAAAGACATTCATATAAACCAGTTCAAATCCCGTTTTTATATTTATCCAGAACAAGCAGGCCAAGCAGCAAAGCATTGGATAGTAAAAGGTAGCG encodes:
- a CDS encoding Maf family protein → MTKSVVLASASPRRTALLKQMNIAHTIQPADIDESPRENESPLELVARLATEKAQAVKSQLVTKRAMTKDKVILASDTLISFNGRSVGKPEGKADSKRILTMLSGKTHDVLTAICVLDDAQQQTQVITTSVTFAALTDEQIDAYWETGEPADKAGSYAIQGIGGEFVVSINGSASAVIGLPLYETRQLLNAFGVVS
- the mreD gene encoding rod shape-determining protein MreD produces the protein MRKRNLVIWLSLLVALVLQIVPLPTQVDVYRPDWVLVVLAYWSMALPHRVNVGVAFLTGVAMDVLVGTTLGIHSFGLSICVYVLAANYQRLRNYSVWQQAIIIGLLASLYHLLTFWVQHLLTDIYFQVDYLWPVLTSMVLWPWVFWLLRRTRRQLSIS
- the rng gene encoding ribonuclease G, yielding MSAELLINVTPSESRVALIENGILQEIHVERHTKRGLVGNIYRGKVSRVLPGMQAAFVDIGLEKAAFLHASDIVIHNEIAEEVSASHIQKQDIRELVRDGQDIVVQVVKDPIGTKGARLTTDITIPSRYLVFMPSVTHVGVSQRIEEESERDRLKSLVQEFCDENGGFILRTAAEGVGKNELQSDAAFLRRLWDKIQSRMKKRKSNVLYEDLPLARRVLRDFVGTELDRIRIDSKLSFNELHQFTKEYVPEMNGKLEYYPGDRPIFDLYDVENEAQRALERRVDLKSGGYLIIDQTEAMTTIDINTGAFVGHRNLEETIFNTNIEATQAIARQLRLRNLGGMILIDFIDMIEPDHKRRVLHSLEVATNKDRAKINIHGFTALGLIEMTRKRTRESIEHILCGECPVCKGRGTVKTIETICFEIMREIVRVNRAYDADKFVVYASPKVAEALMGEESHMLAELEVFVSKQIKVQTETLYNQDKYDVVMM
- a CDS encoding rod shape-determining protein, which encodes MFKKLRGMFSNDLSIDLGTANTLIYVKDQGIVLNEPSVVAIRQERAAGPKSVAAVGAEAKRMLGRTPGNIRAIRPMKDGVIADFYVTEKMLQHFIKQVHDNNFLRPSPRVLVCVPCGSTQVERRAIKESALGAGAREVYLIDEPMAAAIGAGLPVSEAQGSMVVDIGGGTTEVAIISLNGVVYSSSVRIGGDKFDEAIINYIRRNFGSLIGEATAERIKHEIGAAYPGEEVREIEVRGRNLAEGVPRGFTLNSNEILEALQEPLTGIVSAVMVALEQSPPELASDISERGMVLTGGGALLKDLDRLLMEETGIPVVIADDPLTCVARGGGKAFDMIDLHGGDLFSYE
- the mreC gene encoding rod shape-determining protein MreC, with the protein product MDTIFTRGPSLNIRLTLALVLSVTLIFVDHKMDGFKSTRVYLNSLMSPLQYIANLPGLMLSESAQRLTSKEQLLAENQKLNNQLLLMSEKLQQYDVIAKENAQLRELLQAPVRLSSQKMVAELMAVDKNPYSQQVVINKGAIDGVYLSQPVLDEKGIVGQVMEVGSTNSRVLLIADVTHAIPVRSLRNDIRFIATGSGALNELYLEHVPHSVDIQEGDTLISSGLGKVFPEGYPVATVKQVVRDESRPFARVIVTPMANLDRLRHLLLLWRTDDSPQKSESGKDEKVKTPATNEEESSDA